In a single window of the Zea mays cultivar B73 chromosome 5, Zm-B73-REFERENCE-NAM-5.0, whole genome shotgun sequence genome:
- the LOC103628039 gene encoding uncharacterized protein → TLSSHPRHGHVSRRDPAPAPPSSPPAPLSVGGRVTTAPALASAIHGRPRPETCPHLSRSPPHPGAPTTPLHGAQVVEVSTSKTGKHGHAKCHFVAIDIFNGKKLEDIVPSSHNCDIPHVNRTEYQLIDISEDGFVSLLTSDGNTKDDLRLPTDETLVAQVCMEMFSILNAASYYDVIFITMLFFSLSLHPSPHLVITTNP, encoded by the exons ACCCTCAGCTCCCACCCGCGCCACGGCCATGTCTCCCGCCGTGATCCCGCTCCCGCCCCACCATCTTCGCCCCCCGCTCCGCTCTCCGTCGGTGGAAGGGTCACTACCGCCCCTGCCCTCGCCTCCGCAATCCATGGACGCCCCCGCCCCGAGACGTGCCCACACCTGTCTCGTTCTCCTCCTCATCCCGGCGCTCCTACTACTCCCCTCCATGGCGCGCAG GTTGTGGAGGTTTCTACCTCCAAGACTGGTAAGCATGGCCATGCCAAATGCCACTTTGTCGCCATAGACATTTTCAATGGGAAAAAGCTTGAAgatattgttccttcatcacacaaCTGTGAC ATTCCGCATGTGAACCGTACTGAGTATCAGCTGATTGATATTTCTGAGGATGGATTT GTGAGCCTTCTTACTTCAGATGGCAACACTAAGGATGATCTTAGACTCCCAACTGATGAGACTCTTGTGGCCCAGGTCTGTATGGAAATGTTTTCCATCCTAAACGCTGCTTCTTATTACGATGTTATTTTTATAACGATGTTATTTTTCAGTCTATCTCTACATCCCTCTCCCCATCTTGTTATCACTACTAATCCTTAA